One genomic window of Saccopteryx bilineata isolate mSacBil1 chromosome 4, mSacBil1_pri_phased_curated, whole genome shotgun sequence includes the following:
- the ZFP62 gene encoding zinc finger protein 62 homolog isoform X2, producing MSHFKTRSTEDDESSEKCENIGNAEPLWLNVEGLHKEHIQESKVGETCDWDSKVENQVEKPEGKGMKEDKGNIRENIGKAKNTANIKTEPEDETFEKSLHLSSKHITHQTIPIEQKSSEKDKCVENINGNSYPYLKQKSSTVKKSHKCDECGKSFKYNSRLVQHKIMHTGEKRYECDDCGGTFRSSSSLRVHKRIHTGEKPYKCEECGKAYMSYSSLINHKSTHSGEKNCKCDECGKSFNYSSVLDQHKRIHTGEKPYECGECGKAFRNSSGLRVHKRIHTGEKPYECDICGKTFSNSSGLRVHKRIHTGEKPYECDECGKAFITCRTLLNHKSIHFGDKPYKCDECEKSFNYSSLLIQHKVIHTGEKPYECDECGKAFRNSSGLIVHKRIHTGEKPYKCDICGKAFSYSSGLAVHKSIHPGKKAHECKECGKSFSYNSLLLQHRTIHTGERPYGCDVCGKTFRNNSGLKVHKRLHTGEKPYKCDVCGKAYISRSSLKNHKGIHLGEKPYKCSYCEKSFNYSSALEQHKRIHTREKPFGCDECGKAFRNNSGLKVHKRIHTGERPYKCEECGKAYISLSSLINHKSVHPGEKPYKCEECEKAFITYRALINHKKIHLGEKPYKCDVCEKSFNYTSLLSQHKRVHTREKPYECDRCEKVFRNNSSLKVHKRIHTGEKPYECDVCGKAYISHSSLINHKSTHPGKTPYTCNECGKAFFSSRTLISHKRVHFGEKPFKCVECGKSFSYSSLLSQHKRIHTGEKPYVCDRCGKAFRNSSGLTVHKRIHTGEKPYECDECGKAYISHSSLINHKSVHRGQQPYNCECGKSFNYRSVLDQHKRIHTGKKPYWCNECGKTLNNRSDLTKHKGIHTGQESLNVPNMGSYSGTSQKRTHEGGDVLDGTRMSWSL from the coding sequence TGTCACATTTCAAGACGCGGAGCACTGAGGATGATGAATCAAGTGAAAAGTGTGAAAACATTGGAAATGCAGAACCTCTGTGGCTAAATGTGGAAGGTCTTCACAAGGAGCATATACAGGAATCTAAGGTTGGTGAAACTTGTGATTGGGATAGCAAGGTAGAGAACCAAGTGGAAAAACCTGAGggaaaaggaatgaaggaagatAAAGGTAACATCAGGGAAAATATTGGAAAAGCCAAGAACACAGCAAATATAAAGACAGAACCTGAAGATGAGACATTTGAGAAAAGCTTACATCTGAGCTCAAAGCACATTACTCACCAGACCATCCCTATAGAACAGAAAAGCAGTGAAAAAGACAAATGTGTGGAGAACATTAATGGAAACTCTTATCCCTATCTGAAGCAGAAAAGCAGTACTGTTAAGAAATCCCATAAATGTGATGAGTGTGGGAAATCTTTCAAATATAATTCTCGCCTTGTTCAACATAAAATTATGCATACTGGGGAAAAACGCTATGAGTGCGATGACTGTGGAGGGACTTTCCGGAGCAGCTCAAGCCTTCGAGTTCACAAGCGGATCCATACTGGGGAAAAGCCGTATAAGTGtgaggaatgtgggaaagcctacATGTCCTATTCCAGCCTTATAAACCATAAAAGTACCCATTCTGGGGAGAAGAACTGTAAATGTGATGAGTGTGGAAAATCCTTCAATTATAGCTCTGTTTTGGACCAGCATAAGAGGATTCACacgggggagaagccctatgaatgtggtgagtgtgggaaggccttcagGAATAGCTCTGGTCTCAGAGTCCACAAAAGGATCcacacaggggagaaaccctatgaatgtgaCATCTGTGGGAAAACCTTCAGTAATAGCTCTGGCCTCAGAGTTCACAAAAGGATCCACACGGGTGAAAAGCCCTATGAATGTGATGAGTGTGGGAAGGCCTTCATTACTTGCAGGACACTTCTAAACCATAAAAGCATCCACTTTGGAGATAAACCTTATAAATGTGATGAATGTGAGAAATCGTTTAATTATAGCTCTCTCCTCATTCAGCATAAAGTCatccacactggagagaaaccttatgaatgtgatgaatgtgggaaggccttcagGAATAGTTCAGGCCTTATTGTGCATAAAAGGatccacacaggagagaaaccttacAAGTGTGATATCTGTGGCAAGGCATTCAGCTATAGCTCAGGCCTTGCAGTACATAAAAGCATTCACCCTGGGAAGAAAGCTCATGAATGTAAGGAGTGTGGAAAATCCTTCAGCTATAACTCACTGCTTCTTCAACATAGAACcattcacactggagaaagaCCTTACGGATGTGATGTGTGTGGGAAAACCTTCAGAAACAATTCAGGTCTCAAAGTCCACAAGAGGCTCCACACTGGGGAAAAACCATACAAGTGTGATGTGTGTGGGAAAGCCTATATCTCACGTTCTAGCCTTAAAAACCACAAAGGAATTCATCTTGGGGAGAAGCCCTATAAATGTAGCTATTGTGAGAAATCCTTCAATTATAGCTCTGCCCTTGAACAACATAAAAGGATTCATACAAGGGAGAAGCCTTTTGGGTGTGATGAGTGTGGAAAAGCCTTCAGAAATAATTCAGGCCTTAAAGTACATAAACGAATCCACACTGGGGAGAGACCTTACAAATGTGAAGAATGTGGTAAAGCCTATATTTCACTCTCAAGCCTTATAAATCATAAAAGTGTACACCCTGGGGAAAAACCCTATAAGTGTGAGGAGTGTGAAAAAGCCTTTATCACATACCGAGCCCTTATAAACCACAAAAAAATTCATCTTGGGGAGAAGCCCTACAAATGCGATGTGTGTGAGAAATCTTTTAATTACACCTCACTCCTTTCTCAACACAAAAGGGTTCATACTAGAGAGAAGCCCTATGAATGTGACAGATGTGAGAAGGTCTTCAGAAACAACTCGAGCCTTAAAGTGCATAAAAGAATTCATactggggagaaaccctatgaatgtgaTGTGTGTGGAAAAGCCTACATCTCACACTCAAGCCTTATTAATCATAAAAGTACCCACCCTGGCAAGACACCCTATACATGTAATGAATGTGGAAAAGCTTTTTTCTCAAGCAGAACTCTTATAAGCCATAAAAGAGTCCACTTTGGGGAGAAACCCTTCAAATGTGTTGAGTGTGGGAAATCTTTCAGTTACAGCTCACTCCTTTCTCAACACAAGAGGATCcacacaggggagaaaccctatgtatGTGATAGGTGTGGGAAGGCATTCCGAAACAGCTCAGGCCTCACAGTGCATAAAAGGATCCACACAGgcgagaaaccctatgaatgtgaTGAGTGTGGGAAGGCATACATCTCACACTCGAGTCTTATCAACCATAAAAGTGTCCACCGTGGGCAGCAGCCCTATAATTGTGAGTGTGGGAAATCCTTCAATTACAGGTCAGTCCTTGACCAACACAAAAGGATCCACACTGGAAAGAAGCCATACTGGTGTAATGAGTGTGGGAAGACTTTGAATAACAGATCAGATCTCACCAAGCATAAAGGAATCCATACAGGACAGGAATCTTTAAATGTGCCAAATATGGGAAGTTATAGTGGCACATCACAAAAGAGAACTCATGAGGGTGGGGATGTTCTGGATGGGACCAGGATGAGCTGGTCTCTGTAG
- the ZFP62 gene encoding zinc finger protein 62 homolog isoform X1, which translates to MDGAETLVCVEAGFTAQIKVSHFKTRSTEDDESSEKCENIGNAEPLWLNVEGLHKEHIQESKVGETCDWDSKVENQVEKPEGKGMKEDKGNIRENIGKAKNTANIKTEPEDETFEKSLHLSSKHITHQTIPIEQKSSEKDKCVENINGNSYPYLKQKSSTVKKSHKCDECGKSFKYNSRLVQHKIMHTGEKRYECDDCGGTFRSSSSLRVHKRIHTGEKPYKCEECGKAYMSYSSLINHKSTHSGEKNCKCDECGKSFNYSSVLDQHKRIHTGEKPYECGECGKAFRNSSGLRVHKRIHTGEKPYECDICGKTFSNSSGLRVHKRIHTGEKPYECDECGKAFITCRTLLNHKSIHFGDKPYKCDECEKSFNYSSLLIQHKVIHTGEKPYECDECGKAFRNSSGLIVHKRIHTGEKPYKCDICGKAFSYSSGLAVHKSIHPGKKAHECKECGKSFSYNSLLLQHRTIHTGERPYGCDVCGKTFRNNSGLKVHKRLHTGEKPYKCDVCGKAYISRSSLKNHKGIHLGEKPYKCSYCEKSFNYSSALEQHKRIHTREKPFGCDECGKAFRNNSGLKVHKRIHTGERPYKCEECGKAYISLSSLINHKSVHPGEKPYKCEECEKAFITYRALINHKKIHLGEKPYKCDVCEKSFNYTSLLSQHKRVHTREKPYECDRCEKVFRNNSSLKVHKRIHTGEKPYECDVCGKAYISHSSLINHKSTHPGKTPYTCNECGKAFFSSRTLISHKRVHFGEKPFKCVECGKSFSYSSLLSQHKRIHTGEKPYVCDRCGKAFRNSSGLTVHKRIHTGEKPYECDECGKAYISHSSLINHKSVHRGQQPYNCECGKSFNYRSVLDQHKRIHTGKKPYWCNECGKTLNNRSDLTKHKGIHTGQESLNVPNMGSYSGTSQKRTHEGGDVLDGTRMSWSL; encoded by the exons ATGGATGGAGCAGAGACCCTGGTGTGTGTGGAAGCAGGATTCACAGCACAGATAAAAG TGTCACATTTCAAGACGCGGAGCACTGAGGATGATGAATCAAGTGAAAAGTGTGAAAACATTGGAAATGCAGAACCTCTGTGGCTAAATGTGGAAGGTCTTCACAAGGAGCATATACAGGAATCTAAGGTTGGTGAAACTTGTGATTGGGATAGCAAGGTAGAGAACCAAGTGGAAAAACCTGAGggaaaaggaatgaaggaagatAAAGGTAACATCAGGGAAAATATTGGAAAAGCCAAGAACACAGCAAATATAAAGACAGAACCTGAAGATGAGACATTTGAGAAAAGCTTACATCTGAGCTCAAAGCACATTACTCACCAGACCATCCCTATAGAACAGAAAAGCAGTGAAAAAGACAAATGTGTGGAGAACATTAATGGAAACTCTTATCCCTATCTGAAGCAGAAAAGCAGTACTGTTAAGAAATCCCATAAATGTGATGAGTGTGGGAAATCTTTCAAATATAATTCTCGCCTTGTTCAACATAAAATTATGCATACTGGGGAAAAACGCTATGAGTGCGATGACTGTGGAGGGACTTTCCGGAGCAGCTCAAGCCTTCGAGTTCACAAGCGGATCCATACTGGGGAAAAGCCGTATAAGTGtgaggaatgtgggaaagcctacATGTCCTATTCCAGCCTTATAAACCATAAAAGTACCCATTCTGGGGAGAAGAACTGTAAATGTGATGAGTGTGGAAAATCCTTCAATTATAGCTCTGTTTTGGACCAGCATAAGAGGATTCACacgggggagaagccctatgaatgtggtgagtgtgggaaggccttcagGAATAGCTCTGGTCTCAGAGTCCACAAAAGGATCcacacaggggagaaaccctatgaatgtgaCATCTGTGGGAAAACCTTCAGTAATAGCTCTGGCCTCAGAGTTCACAAAAGGATCCACACGGGTGAAAAGCCCTATGAATGTGATGAGTGTGGGAAGGCCTTCATTACTTGCAGGACACTTCTAAACCATAAAAGCATCCACTTTGGAGATAAACCTTATAAATGTGATGAATGTGAGAAATCGTTTAATTATAGCTCTCTCCTCATTCAGCATAAAGTCatccacactggagagaaaccttatgaatgtgatgaatgtgggaaggccttcagGAATAGTTCAGGCCTTATTGTGCATAAAAGGatccacacaggagagaaaccttacAAGTGTGATATCTGTGGCAAGGCATTCAGCTATAGCTCAGGCCTTGCAGTACATAAAAGCATTCACCCTGGGAAGAAAGCTCATGAATGTAAGGAGTGTGGAAAATCCTTCAGCTATAACTCACTGCTTCTTCAACATAGAACcattcacactggagaaagaCCTTACGGATGTGATGTGTGTGGGAAAACCTTCAGAAACAATTCAGGTCTCAAAGTCCACAAGAGGCTCCACACTGGGGAAAAACCATACAAGTGTGATGTGTGTGGGAAAGCCTATATCTCACGTTCTAGCCTTAAAAACCACAAAGGAATTCATCTTGGGGAGAAGCCCTATAAATGTAGCTATTGTGAGAAATCCTTCAATTATAGCTCTGCCCTTGAACAACATAAAAGGATTCATACAAGGGAGAAGCCTTTTGGGTGTGATGAGTGTGGAAAAGCCTTCAGAAATAATTCAGGCCTTAAAGTACATAAACGAATCCACACTGGGGAGAGACCTTACAAATGTGAAGAATGTGGTAAAGCCTATATTTCACTCTCAAGCCTTATAAATCATAAAAGTGTACACCCTGGGGAAAAACCCTATAAGTGTGAGGAGTGTGAAAAAGCCTTTATCACATACCGAGCCCTTATAAACCACAAAAAAATTCATCTTGGGGAGAAGCCCTACAAATGCGATGTGTGTGAGAAATCTTTTAATTACACCTCACTCCTTTCTCAACACAAAAGGGTTCATACTAGAGAGAAGCCCTATGAATGTGACAGATGTGAGAAGGTCTTCAGAAACAACTCGAGCCTTAAAGTGCATAAAAGAATTCATactggggagaaaccctatgaatgtgaTGTGTGTGGAAAAGCCTACATCTCACACTCAAGCCTTATTAATCATAAAAGTACCCACCCTGGCAAGACACCCTATACATGTAATGAATGTGGAAAAGCTTTTTTCTCAAGCAGAACTCTTATAAGCCATAAAAGAGTCCACTTTGGGGAGAAACCCTTCAAATGTGTTGAGTGTGGGAAATCTTTCAGTTACAGCTCACTCCTTTCTCAACACAAGAGGATCcacacaggggagaaaccctatgtatGTGATAGGTGTGGGAAGGCATTCCGAAACAGCTCAGGCCTCACAGTGCATAAAAGGATCCACACAGgcgagaaaccctatgaatgtgaTGAGTGTGGGAAGGCATACATCTCACACTCGAGTCTTATCAACCATAAAAGTGTCCACCGTGGGCAGCAGCCCTATAATTGTGAGTGTGGGAAATCCTTCAATTACAGGTCAGTCCTTGACCAACACAAAAGGATCCACACTGGAAAGAAGCCATACTGGTGTAATGAGTGTGGGAAGACTTTGAATAACAGATCAGATCTCACCAAGCATAAAGGAATCCATACAGGACAGGAATCTTTAAATGTGCCAAATATGGGAAGTTATAGTGGCACATCACAAAAGAGAACTCATGAGGGTGGGGATGTTCTGGATGGGACCAGGATGAGCTGGTCTCTGTAG